In Deltaproteobacteria bacterium, a genomic segment contains:
- a CDS encoding extracellular solute-binding protein, protein MFRRLFPIVCLGLLFIINAALAAQPKPAWQQEWEKTLDAAKKEGQIVVYISGYESILQDFEKEFPEIKVVAVTGRGNQLGPRLLAERRAGKYIADVSSTGANPNYQQFHAAKALDPIKPALILPEVTDQSKCYQKKHQYSDSEGQYVFNYVGSATYGAVNYNTKQVDAKDFKSYWDLLNPKWKGKIEARDIREAGPGAGNTRFFYYHQDLGSSFIRKLFGEMEVTLFRDFRQGPDWLATGKYAICFFCDVDVLKQQGLPVDTFGPRVFKEGGGLVQQFGTVALINRAPHPNAAKVFINWLLSRKGQIAVQQRTAKAESPADSLRIDIPKDEVPFEQKRLPDIKYLDTGKPEWIEMKPVLDVVNEALKAAGKN, encoded by the coding sequence ATGTTCAGAAGATTATTCCCGATCGTGTGTCTTGGTCTTTTATTTATCATTAACGCCGCCCTTGCCGCGCAACCGAAACCTGCCTGGCAGCAGGAATGGGAGAAAACTCTCGACGCGGCGAAGAAGGAAGGGCAGATTGTTGTTTACATCAGCGGCTATGAATCTATCCTTCAAGACTTCGAGAAAGAATTTCCAGAGATTAAAGTCGTCGCGGTGACGGGCCGCGGCAATCAACTCGGGCCGCGGCTGCTCGCCGAGCGGCGGGCGGGAAAATATATCGCTGACGTGTCGAGCACTGGAGCGAATCCCAATTACCAGCAATTTCACGCCGCGAAAGCGCTCGATCCGATCAAGCCGGCGCTGATCCTTCCTGAAGTCACCGATCAATCGAAGTGTTATCAAAAGAAGCATCAGTATTCCGATTCGGAAGGACAATATGTTTTCAACTACGTCGGCTCGGCGACCTATGGCGCGGTGAACTACAACACCAAGCAAGTCGACGCGAAGGATTTCAAATCCTACTGGGATTTGCTCAACCCCAAGTGGAAGGGCAAGATCGAGGCGCGCGATATTCGCGAGGCCGGGCCGGGCGCGGGCAACACGCGCTTCTTCTACTATCATCAGGATCTCGGTTCCTCATTCATTCGCAAACTGTTTGGCGAGATGGAAGTGACGTTGTTCCGTGATTTTCGCCAAGGACCGGATTGGCTCGCCACGGGAAAATACGCCATCTGCTTTTTCTGCGATGTTGACGTGCTGAAGCAACAAGGTTTGCCCGTCGACACCTTCGGTCCGCGGGTGTTCAAGGAAGGTGGTGGACTGGTGCAGCAGTTTGGCACCGTCGCGTTGATCAACCGCGCGCCGCATCCCAACGCGGCGAAAGTTTTTATCAACTGGCTGCTGTCGCGCAAAGGACAGATTGCCGTGCAGCAAAGAACCGCCAAGGCGGAGAGCCCGGCGGACTCTTTGCGCATCGATATTCCCAAGGACGAAGTGCCGTTCGAACAGAAGCGGCTTCCAGATATCAAATATCTCGACACCGGCAAACCTGAATGGAT
- a CDS encoding extracellular solute-binding protein, giving the protein MLKQFLPFLCFILLIAFNCSYAAQAKPAWQLEWKKTVEAAKKEGQVAVYISGYEEILAEFQKEYPEIKVVPTTGRGAQVGQKLLAERRAEKYLADIVSAGGVTTYQQLFPAKVFDPIKPALLLPEITDTSKWYQGKHHYSDPENQHIFNYVATATYGSISYNSKLINVKDFKSYWDLLAPKWKGKIISRDVRVPGTGSGNARLFYYLPDVGPQFIKRLYGEMDVTLFRDYRQGTDWLAVGKAAICFFCEADISKQQGLPVDTFGPGVFKEGAGLVTQFGTLGLVNHAPHPNAARVFINWLLSRKGQSTLQRIMLPTENPIDSLRIDIPKDDVPILQRRFEGVKYLDTSRPEWQEMKPILDVMNEALKAAGKN; this is encoded by the coding sequence ATGCTGAAACAATTTTTACCGTTTCTATGTTTTATACTGCTGATTGCGTTCAATTGCAGCTATGCCGCGCAAGCCAAACCTGCCTGGCAGCTGGAGTGGAAAAAAACTGTCGAAGCGGCGAAAAAGGAAGGCCAAGTCGCGGTCTACATCAGCGGCTATGAAGAGATACTCGCTGAATTTCAAAAAGAGTATCCGGAGATCAAAGTTGTTCCGACCACCGGTCGCGGCGCGCAGGTGGGCCAGAAATTACTCGCCGAGCGGCGCGCCGAAAAATATCTTGCCGATATCGTCAGCGCCGGCGGCGTGACGACTTATCAGCAGTTGTTTCCCGCCAAGGTTTTCGATCCGATCAAGCCCGCGCTGCTGCTGCCGGAGATAACCGACACTTCGAAGTGGTACCAAGGCAAGCATCATTACTCCGATCCGGAAAATCAACACATCTTCAACTATGTCGCCACGGCGACCTATGGCTCGATCAGTTACAACTCGAAATTGATCAACGTGAAGGATTTCAAATCCTACTGGGATCTGCTCGCACCCAAATGGAAGGGAAAAATCATTTCGCGCGATGTGCGCGTGCCCGGCACCGGCTCGGGCAATGCGCGCCTGTTTTACTATCTGCCTGACGTCGGGCCACAATTTATCAAGAGATTGTACGGCGAGATGGACGTGACGCTGTTCCGCGATTATCGTCAAGGCACCGACTGGCTTGCCGTGGGGAAGGCGGCGATCTGTTTTTTTTGCGAGGCGGATATTTCCAAGCAGCAAGGCTTGCCGGTGGATACATTTGGACCGGGCGTGTTCAAAGAAGGCGCCGGCTTGGTCACGCAGTTTGGCACTCTCGGTTTGGTCAACCACGCGCCTCATCCCAACGCCGCGAGAGTTTTCATCAATTGGCTCTTGTCGCGCAAAGGCCAGTCGACGCTGCAGAGAATCATGTTGCCGACGGAAAATCCCATCGATTCGCTACGCATCGATATTCCGAAGGATGACGTGCCAATATTGCAACGCCGCTTCGAAGGCGTGAAGTACCTCGACACCAGTCGGCCGGAGTGGCAGGAGATGAAGCCGATCTTGGACGTCATGAACGAAGCGCTCAAGGCGGCGGGGAAGAATTAG